A region of the Nitrospirota bacterium genome:
ATAAACACTGTATTTTCCCTCCGTGACGTATAATAGTCATCAACAAATTTTTCACCATAAAATCTGTCAAGAAGTGCAATTGCTGAAACATCACATGACCTTACCCCAAAGATTAATCTCTTTTTGCTATCTCTTAAATTTTCTACTCCATTTTTAGAGTATCTGAACATATTCTCCTTTTGTGGGAAAATAAATTCCTTTGGAGAAGGGATAGAGGCAGGGCAGTCAAGGACTATCTCGTGGATATTCTCAACTGTCTTGAACACAATATCATTACTCTCACCTCTCAGAGGTCCGATAATAGACATCTCTTTTCTTAACTGTCTCAGCCAGTAAGATAATTTAGTCTTTTCCAGTATCAGGCTTTTCATGTGAAAATACTTCCCATTCGTCATTCCCGCGTAGGCGGGAATCCAGTCTTCTGCCCTCTGGATTCCCGCTTTCGCAGGAATGACACTTTCATTCTTCTCTGTGTATTCATAATGCGTACAGTTTTATACCACCACCGGCTCAATCCTGACAGCACAAACTTTGTATTCGGGTATCTTTGCTAAAGGGTCAACTGCAGGATTTGTGAGTAGATTTGCAGATGCCTCTCTGAAATGAAATGGGATAAATATTGTGCCTTCTGAGACCTTAGCTGTTACACAGGCTCTAACTATGATTGCCCCGCGTCTTGATGAAACCCTCATCATAGAATTGTCTTTTATCCCCAGCATATTTGCATCCTTCGGATTTATCTCTGCATAGCATTCAGGATATTCCCTTTCGAGTGTAGATGTGCGGCGGCACATTGTGCCTGTGTGGTAGTGAAAATACATCCGTCCAGTTGTAAGGAGAAATGGGAATTTCTTATCTGTCTCCTCTGCTGGCGATATATAATCAACAGGTATAAATGTCCCGAGACCCTTTGCAAATTTTTTTCTGTGCAGAAATGGCGTGCCCTGATGCTCGGGGTCAGGACAGGGCCATTGCAAGCCAAAAGTATTGTCAAGTCTGTGATGCAAGATACCTCTGTATTCTGGCGTGAGAAGGGCTGCTTCTTCCATGACCTCATGTGTTGCCCTGTATTCCATGTTATAGCCCATCCCTTTTGAAACTGCACAGATAATCTCCCAATCAGGCATTGCCTCTCCAGCAGGCTCAATCGCCTTTCTTATCTTCTGAACCCTGCGGTCTGTGTTTGTAAATGTCCCATCCTTTTCTGCAAAAGTCACAGCAGGCAATATGACATGAGCGAATTCTGCAGTATCAGACATAAAGATATCCTGAACAACAAGGAACTTCAGTTTTTCCAGTGCCTCTCTAACATGAGATGCATCAGGGTCTGATATTAAAGGGTTCTCACCCATGATATACATGGCCTTCATCTGTCCGTTTAAAATAGAATCAAACATTTCTGTGAGTGTAAGCCCTGGTCTTGATGGAAGCCTCCTCTTCCATGTCTGTTCAAATTTTTTCCTGATAGCAGGCTCTGAGATACTCTGATACCCCGAATAAACATCAGGAAGGGCTCCCATATCACATGCGCCCTGAACATTGTTCTGTCCCCTGAGAGGATTTAAGCCTGTCATAGGCTGGCCTACATGTGCTGTAAGCATGCAGAGGTTTGCACACGCTCTGACATTGTCAACACCAGTTATGTGCTGTGTTATACCCATTGAATAGAAAAGCATTGCCCTTTTTTCTGTTGCATAAATCCGTGCAGTCTTCCTGATATCCTGGGCAGGGACACCTGTAATCTTTTCAGCAACCTCTGGAGGATACTTTATGACGACCTTTTCAAAGGCATCAAAATTCTCTGTCCGTCGCTTTATAAATGGGATATCTACAAGGCCTTCGTTTATTATCACATTCATCATGCTGTTAAGAAGGACAACATCTGTCCCACACTTGTGCCTCAGGTGAATATGTGCAAATTCTGAAATCTGCGTCTTTCTCGGGTCTGCAACAATCAATACAGCGCCTTTATCAACAGCATCGAGCATGTGCATGCCTATCATGGGATGCTGCTCTGTTGTATTTGAGCCTATTACAAAGAGAACCTTTGCACTGGCTATTTCGCTTATAGAGTTTGTCATGGCACCTGAACCAAATGTTACTGCAAGCCCGCCTACAGTAGAGGAATGACATAACCTCGCACAGTGGTCAATATTATTTGTCCCGATAACTGCCCTGGCAAATTTCATCATCAGGAAGTTCTCCTCATTTGTGCACTTAGCCGAACTCATTACCCCTATAGAATCAGGCCCGTGTGATTTTTTAATGTCTTTAAGCCTGCGAACTATGAGCCCTATTGCTTCATCCCACGATGCCTTTCTGAATACACCACTCTCTTTTATAAGGGGGGATTTAAGCCTTTCAGGATGCTGTATGAATTCAAAAGAATTCCAGCCTTTTACGCAAAGAGTGCCTTTGTTTACAGGATGATGTCTGATAGGTGAAACACCGGTGATTGTGCCTTCTTCCACATGGAGATAAAGGCCACAGCCGCATCCACAGTAAGGGCATATTGTAGGAACCTTATCCATTTAAAATATAATCTACCATAAAAAGGAATCTCTTCAAACCGTTCTTTTCGTATTACTCCCCATCTCTATCTCTGGCCACCTGAGGAGATCTCTGAAAAAGTATACTGTTTGTCATTTCGCTTCGCTTTCTGTCATTCCGACCCTCAGGCGAAACAAAGATTTCTCGTTACACTCGAAATGACATTTCGCTCAGGGTAAACCCAGCACCACAATGGTGCGGGGTAAACTCCGCGAGGAGAAACCTTTTTGATTTATAAGAACTTAAGATTTCTCGAAATGACATCAATGGGGGTTTTTCAGAGACCTGCTGAAAATCACTTGACAATAAATATTTTGTCGTTTTATATTGCGATTGAGGTGCAATAGCAGTGGATCTTTTAAAAATACTCAAAAGTTATCTGGCTGATAAAAACTTAAAACTCACAAAGGAGAGGATAGCTGTCCTTGAGGAGATAAAATCTCTCGGTGGACATTTTGACCTCGAAGAACTTTTAATAAACCTTCGCAAGAAGGGAATAAAAGTTTCAAAGGCATCAATTTACAGGTTGATTCCATTACTAAAGGATTGTGGAATAATTAATGAGGTTATATATAAGGATAAGCACTCTCATTACGAGTTTGTTTACGGCAGCAAACATCACGACCATATGATTTGTTTAAAATGTGGAAAGATTATTGAATTCACTTCACCTTCCATAGAAAAGCTTCAGGAAAGATTCTGTAAGGAAAACGACTTTTATGGAACGAGCCATATGCTTGAAATAAAGGGATTTTGTAAAAACTGTAGATAAAGATATTATTTAAATCCTGCTTATTAAAACCTTTATGCCTGGATTTGGGATATGAGATAATTGCAACTGCCGGATTTTGATTAAATGAAATGAGGCACGAAGCCATTAAATGGCCAGAAAATATTGAAGATGCAAGACATCTTCAATATGCCCTCTCAGGAAAGGTTAAAATAGCTCCTCTTGTGAAAGACCCTGTATATGTTGCTGGCGTTGATGCAGGATTTTTTGGGACCAGTGTTATAGGTGTGGCATGTCTTTATGAATATCCAGGACTCAATCACAGCGAAGATATTATTAAAATCGCAGAATCCAGATTCCCTTATATCCCTGGTTATCTTAGTTTTAGAGAGGGCAGGGCAATTATGATGGCGATTGATGGATTAAAGATAAAACCTGATTTGATTATTTTTGACGGACAGGGAATCGCTCACCCGATAGGGCTCGGGATAGCATCGCATATTGGAGTTCTTCTCGATATGCCTACAATAGGGTGCGCAAAATCAAAGCTGATAGGGAATTACAAGGAGGTGGGGGCGAAAAAAGGTCAATGGTCGCCGCTGATGTATAAAGGCAAAGTAATCGGTGCAGTTTTAAGGACAAGGGATAATGTAAAACCAGTCTTTGTCTCGCCAGGTCACAGGATTGATTTAAAAGGCTCAATAGAGATAGTCCTGGGATGTACTGATAAATATAGACTGCCAGAGCCTGTAAGGCGCGCAGACTTTTTTGCGAGGAAACTGAAAAGGGATATGATAAAATAATGAAGGTAGAAGCAGCAGCTTAAATACTACCTGCCGAAAGAGCAATACGATGAAGTCTAAAGAACATGTCCGGCTTGTCTGTAAGGGGTTCTGCAAGTTTTACAAAGAAGGCAGGTCGGAATCGACTCGTTCCGAGGAGGAGATGGCATGTGCAGGGCTTTTATTTTTTGAGAGTCTGCCCTCCTCAAGGATCGAATCCCTCATCCATAATCTTTCACCCGAACATGTAGTCCATAATAATCCCCTATCCGGCAGGCTCTGCGAGAGCTGTGAATTTTCAGTTGATGGGTGTGACTTCAGGGCAGGAAGCTCATCACCTCCGTGCGGCGGTTATGTACTTTTAAGCATGATGTTGGAGAAGGGTTTTATAGATGAAGAAGAAGTCAGGGGAATACTTAAAAACAGTGTTAAATAAAATATATAAGAGGCTCTACCGTTCTTTTGGCCCACAGCACTGGTGGCCTGGAGATACGCCATTTGAAGTCGCAATTGGCGCAATTCTTACCCAGAACACTAATTGGGGTAATGTGGAGAAGGCTATTGGAAATATTAAAAGAAAGAGGCTTATGGATGCTAATAAACTTTACAGCCTCTCTACGGAAGACCTGTCCGAGCTTATCAGGCCTGCTGGCTATTTCAGGGTAAAGGCAAAGAGGCTCAGGGAATTCCTGGGCTTTTTAATAAATCATTGCAGAGGTAGTATGAAAGAAATGTCTAAAGGAGACCTGAAGACATTAAGGCATAAACTCCTTTCTGTAAATGGCATAGGCCCTGAGACAGCAGACTCAATACTCCTTTACAGCCTTAATAAACCAGTTTTTGTCATAGATGCGTATACGAGGCGGGTTCTCAGCAGGCATAATATTGTTTCAGAAAAGGCAACATATCATGAGATGCAGGAACTCTTCCATAAAAACCTCCCTGTGGATGTAAGGTTATTTAATGAATACCATGCCCTTTTTGTCAAAGTCGGAAAGGAATACTGCAAACCCAGACCCCTTTGCACCGAGTGCCCATTAAATGAATTGAACTCAAAGCGTGAGCGTTCCCAATCGAAAGCAAAGCGCAGGAACTAAGATGAAAAAAGGAACTATCTTCATAACACCCCTTGATCACAGAAACAAGAGAAATGCACTATTCAGGGAAATAATCTCCATCTGCCCGGAAGGCGATTATTCGAGGCTCATGTATATCGCACCTACAGCAAGCGCATTAGAGGAGGTCAGAAAGCAATTTTTTAAATTCCAACAGGCTCGCTCAAAGTCGGTACGAGTCGGTACGACTGTCGCAACGACACTCGATTCCGAGAACATCTATATCCCCTTTCGGACAATGACAATACAGTATTTATGCCATAACCTGCAGGAACTTTATGGCGAGGAGGAGACGATTTCAAATGCCCTGAGGCCCCTTATTTTATCTGAGATACTTGATGACAGAGACCTTAGTTACAGCCGCCTTTTATCAGAGCTTATGGGAAATATCAGGCATTACCTGCCTGGCACAGAACTGTATATGATAAAGCGGGCCGTCGGAGAGCAGATATTCGAAGAAAAAACTTTATTGAGGGCAGTCAGGGCAATAGAAGACCTTGAGACTTACGAACAGGAACTCGTTAAAAGAAGTCTCCTCGATGAGGACGGCCTGCTCCTGACAGGTATTCCACTCGCAAAGGAGCATTTAGAAATAGAGATTTTAGTCCTCGATGGTTTTTTTGACCCCACACCCCTTGAAAAAGAGATTCTGTCCTGCCTCATGGATAAAGCTGAAGAAGTGTATGCTGTAGCCCTGGAGAAAAGTGAGTTTGCAGAATTTCTCATCAATGGCAAAAAAACTCATGGCAGGCCTTTTATTGTCAGAGCACAGAGCGCAGAGCTCAGACTTGTCCCTTCGACAATCTCAGGGCAAGCTCTGAGCGAAGTCGAAGGAACACAGAATTATGTCTTTTATTCTTATCCTTCAATGGAGGATGAGGTTGAGGGAATTGCCAGGACTGTAAAGGGGCTCATCATTGAAGGAGTAAGACCGCAGGAAATTATAATATCATTCCCTTCTCTCGCAAAGTACCTTCCCATGGTAAGAAGGATTTTTCAAAAACACAGAATCCCCGCCTGCATCTCCAGGTATAACCTTTCAAGCTCGAAACCGCTTGTGGCTATAGAAGGACTGATAGCATGTGTGGAGGGCAATTATTCGAGGGATGATTTCCTCTCGGTTATTACATCCAGGTATTTTCCGAACATCCCCGATGTCCTTAAAGAGTGGGCAATTTTTTATTCAAACAGGGCAGGGGTCATAAAGGGCAAAGATGCCTGGCTTTCCCTCAGGGCCACAGTCATCAACTCCTCAGAAGATGAGCTTACAGAAGAAGAAATAAATCGGCTAAACGATATTCAGAAGGAGATAAGAAATGTTATAAGGCTGCTGGAGAAGCTCAGAGAAGAAAAAACTTTTGCCTCTTTTCTGGATGCAATAGAGGCGGTCTTAAACAGGCTCGGATTTTTTGATTCTATTGATGACGCCCTGGAAGAGGCGTTTCACCGTGAACTCTCTGCCTTAAAACGCTTTGCAGGGCTTTTTGCCTCTGATTCAGATTCTTCAGGATTTGAAAAATTTATCTCCTATCTCAAGCACAGAATGATCGGTATCATGACAGGAGATGAGGACAATGGAAGGGTGAGGATTGTCCCATTAGAAGAGGCAGTGGAGCTTGAAGCAGGGGCATTGTTTTTTGGCGGCATGTGTGAAGGTGAATTTCCTTCAAGGCCGGCTATTGACCCGATACTTCCTGAGAAGGTAAAGAAGGCCCTGGGTCTGCCCTATTTAGACCGTTACCTTGAAAGGCAGAAGAAATATTTTGAAAGACTGCTTCATGTCTCAAGAAGAGAGCCGTATTTTTCCTATCCCTCTCAGGAGGCTGACAAACTTTTTCTTCCGTCTCCATTCCTCGACTGGACAAAAGTCCTTACCCCTTCAGTGCCGAATATACCTACTGAAGAAGAAATACTCATTGCACAGGGCACACTCCAGAAAAAAGATTTTTCAGCAACCTTCTGGGGCGAGAATATATATAGTGGTGGATTGATTAATGGTATTTTACAAAAACGTTTCGGCAGGGCGGCATTTATTAAGGTCACGGACATCGAGGCATACAGGCAGTGCCCCTTGAGGTTTTACATAGAAAAGGTCCTGGGTCTTGAGGAAGACAGGCCGCCGAGGTTTGAGATAGAGGCAAAACTGTGGGGGAAGCTCAGCCATAAGGCTCTTGAATATCTTTACCGTGATGGAGATGTAGAACCTGAGCTTTTAAAAGACAGGCTAATGGCAGGTTTAAATAATGCGCTTAAAGATTTTCCGGTTAATGAGTTCTGGGCAAAGGTCGCCAGGGAGATTTTTAAAATGCTCTTCCCCCATTTATTGGAACAAGAAATCGCATTGAGGAATGAGGGCTATACGCCTTACAAGGTAGAGGCCAAACTGAAGGGCGAGGTAGACGGACTCAGGCTCAAGGGGAAGATAGACAGGATAGACATAAAAAGGTCGTTGCCCCGACACTTCGGGGTAACTGAGCTGAGAGAAGAAAAGGTTGAGGTTATGGTCCTCATTGATTACAAGACAGGCTCAGCGCAATCTTCTATTGATAGCCTTCAGCTTCCACTTTATGCAGCCCTTTGGCAGAGCAATCCCCCCATCCCCCCTTTGATAAAGGAGGGTAAAGGGGGATTTGTAGAAAAAGTAGGTTTTTATTCCCTTAAGGACGGACATATTGACTGGTATCCCAGGAAAATCACAATCGAAGATTTCATAGAAGAAGCATTGACAGAGGCAAAGTCCCTTGTCGATGGAATGAGGGAAGGCAGATTCGGCCCGGAGACTGCAAAGGACGATAGTTGCTATTATTGCCATCACAGGCCTCTGTGTGGAAGGACATATGGGAAATTATCTTGATATAGGCATGAATGTTGTTGTCTCATCACCAGCAGGCTCTGGAAAGACCGAGAAGCTCGCAAGGAGATATATAGCCCTGCTTAAAGCAGGAGTTGATGTGGAGAGGATCCTTGCCATTACATTTACAGATAAGGCTGCAGCCGAGATGAAGCAGAGGATTTTAAGAATTCTCAAAGAGGAGGACGAGGAACTTTTTAAAAAAATTCTCGAGAAGATGTCCCTAATGAGGGTATCAACAATACATTCCTTCTGCGGGAACCTGCTCAGGCGTTTTTCTTTTGAAGCCTCCATAGCGCCTGACTATGAGATAGATGATGCAATAAATTCCGAGATAAGCTGGGAAGAAATCCTCTATGATGTCCTGATGGAAGCGAGCATTAGCCCTGAGATGGAGGAGCATGAAATTCTCCTTCAAACTATTGGAGAAAAAGGATTCAGGGGGCTTGATGAACTTAAGGCAACTATGAACGTGCTTTATGGGAAGTCACCATTTTCCGTAGAGGCTGAAATCCCCCTGCCCGAAGCCGGAAACGACCTGAACAATTTATTGAGAGAGTTAAAAGAATGGCCTGGTGCGAAGGAGGCAATAAAATATTATGAAAAAGTATTTTATGAGAATAATGCCCTCAGGGCAATTGAAAAGTATTTCCTGACAGATGGAAAGACTCCGAGGAAAAGACCGCCGGTACCTCTGAAGGGGATTCTGGATTTCGAGACCTGGGCATTAAAGATGAACCAGTACCGGATGGCTGTTGGTATTGATTCTTCTTTGAGAAGGGCGGAGAGGCTTAAGAAGATTTTCACAGAGTGTTATCGCAGATACAGAGATAAAAAGGCCATCAGAAAGACGCTGGATTTCAGCGACCTGGAATACCTTACATATAAACTTATCACTAACAACCCTGAGTGGGCCAATATACTTTATGCATTCGATGAAAAAACAGACCACATCCTTGTGGATGAGTTTCAAGACACAAATACCTTTCAGTGGGCAATAATCGACAAACTCACAGAGGAATGGCGTTCTGGCCTGGGGCCTAAAAGGGAAGAAGGGATAAAGCCAACAGTCTTCCTTGTCGGAGATGAAAAGCAGTCAATATATTTTTTCAGGGGGGCCAATGTAGAGCTCTTTACAAAGGCAAAGGACAGGCTCAGGGAATGGCTCAAAGACGAGTTCTACTATGAAGAAGTCAGGGACAACTTCAGAAGTCTTCCGGCAATTGTTGATTTTACCAACTGTCTTTTCTCTCGAATAATGAAGGCAGAGGACCCCGAAGCTTCGGGGCCATGGATAACGAGATACAGCCCTTTTGAGGCATACAGGAAAGAGCCTGACGGATGTGTCGAATTAATCTTAATAGATGAGGAGGCAAAACGCATAAGTGATTCTAAGGAACGAGAAGGTGCTATTATGGCCAGACGCATCCAGAGCATTGTCGGAGATTTCCATATATTCGACAGACAGACTAATCAGTCAAGGCCATGTAGATTTGGGGATATTGCCGTACTCCTGCGAAAAAGGACACATCTAAAAGCCTATGAAGAGACCCTCAGGGCATCAGGCATACCTTTTGTTATGGTTAAAGGCATTGGTTTTTATCAGGAGCCTGAGATAGTCATTCTCAGGGCGCTCGTCTATTTTCTCTCGAACCCAAAAGATGACTACAGCCTCTATGTCCTTCTAAAAAGTCCTCTCTTTGGTGTTTCCCCCTTTGGGGGATTCGCCTCGGGCGAAAAAGAAGATGTGATTTTAGAAGCCATCAATGAAAAAGAAAATGGAGGGCTATTTAAAAACCTTAAAGACTCAGGTGAGATAAATGAAATTATTGGTCTTCTCGATAACTGGCTTTTTAAGGCGTCAGAGGAAAAGCTTGCAGAGCTTATAGAAAAGGCCCTCGTTCAGACAAAAGGATGGAGTTATTTCTGGGAGCCCCAGAGGCGTGCAAATGTCAAGAAGTTCATAAGGCTGGTGGAGGAGCTTGAGGCAAGGGGGAACTCACTGATAGAGATAAGGGATTTTTTTGAAAGGACGTTCAAAAAGGAAGAAGAGGCAAAGGCCAATGTAAATACAGAGGGGATGGACGCTGTAAAAATAATGACGATTCATGCGGCAAAAGGGCTTCAGTTTCCAGTAGTTTTTGTGCCAGGGCTTGACGAAAACCTTACAGGAAGGCAAAAGGACTGCCTTATATATGAAGATGGGGGAAGGTTTTTCCTCAAATACGAGCTTGACCATGCAATACGCAGGGAGGACAGCGCCTT
Encoded here:
- the fdhF gene encoding formate dehydrogenase subunit alpha, which codes for MDKVPTICPYCGCGCGLYLHVEEGTITGVSPIRHHPVNKGTLCVKGWNSFEFIQHPERLKSPLIKESGVFRKASWDEAIGLIVRRLKDIKKSHGPDSIGVMSSAKCTNEENFLMMKFARAVIGTNNIDHCARLCHSSTVGGLAVTFGSGAMTNSISEIASAKVLFVIGSNTTEQHPMIGMHMLDAVDKGAVLIVADPRKTQISEFAHIHLRHKCGTDVVLLNSMMNVIINEGLVDIPFIKRRTENFDAFEKVVIKYPPEVAEKITGVPAQDIRKTARIYATEKRAMLFYSMGITQHITGVDNVRACANLCMLTAHVGQPMTGLNPLRGQNNVQGACDMGALPDVYSGYQSISEPAIRKKFEQTWKRRLPSRPGLTLTEMFDSILNGQMKAMYIMGENPLISDPDASHVREALEKLKFLVVQDIFMSDTAEFAHVILPAVTFAEKDGTFTNTDRRVQKIRKAIEPAGEAMPDWEIICAVSKGMGYNMEYRATHEVMEEAALLTPEYRGILHHRLDNTFGLQWPCPDPEHQGTPFLHRKKFAKGLGTFIPVDYISPAEETDKKFPFLLTTGRMYFHYHTGTMCRRTSTLEREYPECYAEINPKDANMLGIKDNSMMRVSSRRGAIIVRACVTAKVSEGTIFIPFHFREASANLLTNPAVDPLAKIPEYKVCAVRIEPVVV
- a CDS encoding endonuclease III domain-containing protein codes for the protein MKKKSGEYLKTVLNKIYKRLYRSFGPQHWWPGDTPFEVAIGAILTQNTNWGNVEKAIGNIKRKRLMDANKLYSLSTEDLSELIRPAGYFRVKAKRLREFLGFLINHCRGSMKEMSKGDLKTLRHKLLSVNGIGPETADSILLYSLNKPVFVIDAYTRRVLSRHNIVSEKATYHEMQELFHKNLPVDVRLFNEYHALFVKVGKEYCKPRPLCTECPLNELNSKRERSQSKAKRRN
- a CDS encoding transcriptional repressor; translation: MDLLKILKSYLADKNLKLTKERIAVLEEIKSLGGHFDLEELLINLRKKGIKVSKASIYRLIPLLKDCGIINEVIYKDKHSHYEFVYGSKHHDHMICLKCGKIIEFTSPSIEKLQERFCKENDFYGTSHMLEIKGFCKNCR
- a CDS encoding endonuclease V — encoded protein: MRHEAIKWPENIEDARHLQYALSGKVKIAPLVKDPVYVAGVDAGFFGTSVIGVACLYEYPGLNHSEDIIKIAESRFPYIPGYLSFREGRAIMMAIDGLKIKPDLIIFDGQGIAHPIGLGIASHIGVLLDMPTIGCAKSKLIGNYKEVGAKKGQWSPLMYKGKVIGAVLRTRDNVKPVFVSPGHRIDLKGSIEIVLGCTDKYRLPEPVRRADFFARKLKRDMIK
- a CDS encoding UvrD-helicase domain-containing protein → MGNYLDIGMNVVVSSPAGSGKTEKLARRYIALLKAGVDVERILAITFTDKAAAEMKQRILRILKEEDEELFKKILEKMSLMRVSTIHSFCGNLLRRFSFEASIAPDYEIDDAINSEISWEEILYDVLMEASISPEMEEHEILLQTIGEKGFRGLDELKATMNVLYGKSPFSVEAEIPLPEAGNDLNNLLRELKEWPGAKEAIKYYEKVFYENNALRAIEKYFLTDGKTPRKRPPVPLKGILDFETWALKMNQYRMAVGIDSSLRRAERLKKIFTECYRRYRDKKAIRKTLDFSDLEYLTYKLITNNPEWANILYAFDEKTDHILVDEFQDTNTFQWAIIDKLTEEWRSGLGPKREEGIKPTVFLVGDEKQSIYFFRGANVELFTKAKDRLREWLKDEFYYEEVRDNFRSLPAIVDFTNCLFSRIMKAEDPEASGPWITRYSPFEAYRKEPDGCVELILIDEEAKRISDSKEREGAIMARRIQSIVGDFHIFDRQTNQSRPCRFGDIAVLLRKRTHLKAYEETLRASGIPFVMVKGIGFYQEPEIVILRALVYFLSNPKDDYSLYVLLKSPLFGVSPFGGFASGEKEDVILEAINEKENGGLFKNLKDSGEINEIIGLLDNWLFKASEEKLAELIEKALVQTKGWSYFWEPQRRANVKKFIRLVEELEARGNSLIEIRDFFERTFKKEEEAKANVNTEGMDAVKIMTIHAAKGLQFPVVFVPGLDENLTGRQKDCLIYEDGGRFFLKYELDHAIRREDSAFKLHSKKEEEEAKRLFYVAVTRAEDALFLVSHWSEKDNNTLSYLKEGIGLKKEGAKFSITTAIKGFKILSASDVNDLYEKASKLVESSLRPAVPEPKPAQLEFIELKPETGLRWKTVTEGIDIRRRHGKDWLVLGDVLHRLFEGVSKGIIKEHELRMRAEKLLLSRGVSDSMDRIIPIIENEILLLKEKGIWDSVILPKENSYAELPFVLQYGNSIYTGRIDRVIVEAGIYSLYDYKTFPVEEKEIEYLLREYSFQLNLYRTAVSRLFRPEIVKAFIIFTHTGDIKEVKS
- a CDS encoding PD-(D/E)XK nuclease family protein; its protein translation is MKKGTIFITPLDHRNKRNALFREIISICPEGDYSRLMYIAPTASALEEVRKQFFKFQQARSKSVRVGTTVATTLDSENIYIPFRTMTIQYLCHNLQELYGEEETISNALRPLILSEILDDRDLSYSRLLSELMGNIRHYLPGTELYMIKRAVGEQIFEEKTLLRAVRAIEDLETYEQELVKRSLLDEDGLLLTGIPLAKEHLEIEILVLDGFFDPTPLEKEILSCLMDKAEEVYAVALEKSEFAEFLINGKKTHGRPFIVRAQSAELRLVPSTISGQALSEVEGTQNYVFYSYPSMEDEVEGIARTVKGLIIEGVRPQEIIISFPSLAKYLPMVRRIFQKHRIPACISRYNLSSSKPLVAIEGLIACVEGNYSRDDFLSVITSRYFPNIPDVLKEWAIFYSNRAGVIKGKDAWLSLRATVINSSEDELTEEEINRLNDIQKEIRNVIRLLEKLREEKTFASFLDAIEAVLNRLGFFDSIDDALEEAFHRELSALKRFAGLFASDSDSSGFEKFISYLKHRMIGIMTGDEDNGRVRIVPLEEAVELEAGALFFGGMCEGEFPSRPAIDPILPEKVKKALGLPYLDRYLERQKKYFERLLHVSRREPYFSYPSQEADKLFLPSPFLDWTKVLTPSVPNIPTEEEILIAQGTLQKKDFSATFWGENIYSGGLINGILQKRFGRAAFIKVTDIEAYRQCPLRFYIEKVLGLEEDRPPRFEIEAKLWGKLSHKALEYLYRDGDVEPELLKDRLMAGLNNALKDFPVNEFWAKVAREIFKMLFPHLLEQEIALRNEGYTPYKVEAKLKGEVDGLRLKGKIDRIDIKRSLPRHFGVTELREEKVEVMVLIDYKTGSAQSSIDSLQLPLYAALWQSNPPIPPLIKEGKGGFVEKVGFYSLKDGHIDWYPRKITIEDFIEEALTEAKSLVDGMREGRFGPETAKDDSCYYCHHRPLCGRTYGKLS